A window from Vidua macroura isolate BioBank_ID:100142 chromosome 20, ASM2450914v1, whole genome shotgun sequence encodes these proteins:
- the RILP gene encoding rab-interacting lysosomal protein isoform X1: MAEPLWRTPPARLAPPHVYRMAGALGAELRRLSARFGPDAVAGLVPPVVRLLELLEALVAPPGAEGEAAAAAPLGPQEAEDPEQRLWEAERRERALHGRLACLEEQNRQLLGQLAESQSQEDSTARKEREVMLRLKEVVDRQRDELRAQAHEIVCKSRDTEALQEQLHRFMAMNEELRHKVAVVQAQLKSALEQKSDLEAAMLQSQRETSRRSRTALESRRPEPGVEGALSASEEPQHQDGNRSPAHCCFSKEELQQILQERNELKTNLFLVQEELAYYQRELLNEERIPSFFLDAMKSNIKRQRKKIRAKMLGTTEESASSDEEEGSWLPGHGTDCVDAQPPDSKIRSFFGLWYQGSSKDPPTSSCSGTWEIIDSLDTQLEPEGESKAGSSCPDRATAPL; this comes from the exons ATGGCGGAGCCGCTGTGGCGAACGCCGCCGGCCCGGCTGGCCCCGCCGCACGTCTATCGCATGGCGGGCGCGCTGGGCGCCGAGCTGCGCCGCCTCTCCGCCCGCTTCGGGCCCGACGCCGTGGCCGGGCTGGTGCCGCCCGTGGTgcggctgctggagctgctcgaGGCGCTGGTGGCCCCGCCGGGCGCCgagggggaggcggcggcggcggcgccgctcgGGCCGCAGGAGGCGGAG GACCCggagcagaggctgtgggaGGCCGAGCGCCGGGAGCGAGCCCTGCACGGCCGCCTGGCCTGCCTGGAGGAGCAGAACCgccagctcctggggcagcttGCGGAGAGCCAGTCCCAGGAAG ACAGCACGGCACGGAAGGAGCGGGAGGTGATGCTGCGGCTGAAGGAGGTGGTGGACAGGCAGAGGGATGAGCTCCGTGCCCAGGCCCACGAGATCGTCTGCAAGAGCCGGGACACGGAGGCG ctgcaggaacagctccatCGCTTCATGGCCATGAACGAGGAGCTGCGGCACAAGGTGGCCGTGGTGCAGGCCCAGCTCAAGAGCGCTCTGGAGCAGAAATCAGACCTGGAGGCTGCgatgctgcagagccagagggaaacgagcaggaggagcaggacagCCCTGGAGAGCCGGCGGCCAGAGCCTGGTGTG GAGGGAGCCCTGTCAGCCTCAGAGGAGCCGCAGCACCAGGATGGGAACAGGAGCCCTGctcactgctgcttctccaaggaagagctgcagcagatCCTGCAAGAGAGGAATGAGCTCAAGACCAACCTGTTCTtagtgcaggaggagctggcctATTACCAGAG GGAGCTGCTGAACGAGGAGAGAATTCCCAGCTTCTTCCTAGATGCAATGAAGTCAAATATcaaaagacagaggaaaaaaatcagagccaAAATGCTGGGAACGACGGAGGAGTCGGCGAGCAG TGATGAAGAGGAGGGCTCCTGGCTCCCAGGTCATGGCACAGACTGTGTGGATGCTCAGCCTCCAGACTCCAAAATTAGGAGCTT TTTTGGGCTGTGGTATCAGGGCAGCAGCAAAGACCCCCCCACATCCAGCTGCTCCGGAACCTGGGAAATCATTGACTCGCTGGACACGCAGCTGGAGCCAGAGGGAGAGAGCAAGGCAGGgtccagctgccctgacagaGCCACAGCACCACTCTGA
- the RILP gene encoding rab-interacting lysosomal protein isoform X2 gives MAGALGAELRRLSARFGPDAVAGLVPPVVRLLELLEALVAPPGAEGEAAAAAPLGPQEAEDPEQRLWEAERRERALHGRLACLEEQNRQLLGQLAESQSQEDSTARKEREVMLRLKEVVDRQRDELRAQAHEIVCKSRDTEALQEQLHRFMAMNEELRHKVAVVQAQLKSALEQKSDLEAAMLQSQRETSRRSRTALESRRPEPGVEGALSASEEPQHQDGNRSPAHCCFSKEELQQILQERNELKTNLFLVQEELAYYQRELLNEERIPSFFLDAMKSNIKRQRKKIRAKMLGTTEESASSFGLWYQGSSKDPPTSSCSGTWEIIDSLDTQLEPEGESKAGSSCPDRATAPL, from the exons ATGGCGGGCGCGCTGGGCGCCGAGCTGCGCCGCCTCTCCGCCCGCTTCGGGCCCGACGCCGTGGCCGGGCTGGTGCCGCCCGTGGTgcggctgctggagctgctcgaGGCGCTGGTGGCCCCGCCGGGCGCCgagggggaggcggcggcggcggcgccgctcgGGCCGCAGGAGGCGGAG GACCCggagcagaggctgtgggaGGCCGAGCGCCGGGAGCGAGCCCTGCACGGCCGCCTGGCCTGCCTGGAGGAGCAGAACCgccagctcctggggcagcttGCGGAGAGCCAGTCCCAGGAAG ACAGCACGGCACGGAAGGAGCGGGAGGTGATGCTGCGGCTGAAGGAGGTGGTGGACAGGCAGAGGGATGAGCTCCGTGCCCAGGCCCACGAGATCGTCTGCAAGAGCCGGGACACGGAGGCG ctgcaggaacagctccatCGCTTCATGGCCATGAACGAGGAGCTGCGGCACAAGGTGGCCGTGGTGCAGGCCCAGCTCAAGAGCGCTCTGGAGCAGAAATCAGACCTGGAGGCTGCgatgctgcagagccagagggaaacgagcaggaggagcaggacagCCCTGGAGAGCCGGCGGCCAGAGCCTGGTGTG GAGGGAGCCCTGTCAGCCTCAGAGGAGCCGCAGCACCAGGATGGGAACAGGAGCCCTGctcactgctgcttctccaaggaagagctgcagcagatCCTGCAAGAGAGGAATGAGCTCAAGACCAACCTGTTCTtagtgcaggaggagctggcctATTACCAGAG GGAGCTGCTGAACGAGGAGAGAATTCCCAGCTTCTTCCTAGATGCAATGAAGTCAAATATcaaaagacagaggaaaaaaatcagagccaAAATGCTGGGAACGACGGAGGAGTCGGCGAGCAG TTTTGGGCTGTGGTATCAGGGCAGCAGCAAAGACCCCCCCACATCCAGCTGCTCCGGAACCTGGGAAATCATTGACTCGCTGGACACGCAGCTGGAGCCAGAGGGAGAGAGCAAGGCAGGgtccagctgccctgacagaGCCACAGCACCACTCTGA
- the PRPF8 gene encoding pre-mRNA-processing-splicing factor 8, giving the protein MAAVFPYRGGCAPVPNPLAPLPDYMSEEKLQEKARKWQQLQAKRYAEKRKFGFVDAQKEDMPPEHVRKIIRDHGDMTNRKFRHDKRVYLGALKYMPHAVLKLLENMPMPWEQIRDVPVLYHITGAISFVNEIPWVIEPVYIAQWGSMWIMMRREKRDRRHFKRMRFPPFDDEEPPLDYADNILDVEPLEAIQLELDPEEDAPVLDWFYDHQPLKDNRKYVNGSTYQRWQFTLPMMSTLYRLANQLLTDLVDDNYFYLFDLKAFFTSKALNMAIPGGPKFEPLVRDINLQDEDWNEFNDINKIIIRQPIRTEYKIAFPYLYNNLPHHVHLTWYHTPNVVFIKTEDPDLPAFYFDPLINPISHRHSVKSQEPLPDDDEEFELPEFVEPFLKDTPLYTDNTANGIALLWAPRPFNLRSGRTRRALDIPLVKNWYREHCPAGQPVKVRVSYQKLLKYYVLNALKHRPPKAQKKRYLFRSFKATKFFQSTKLDWVEVGLQVCRQGYNMLNLLIHRKNLNYLHLDYNFNLKPVKTLTTKERKKSRFGNAFHLCREVLRLTKLVVDSHVQYRLGNVDAFQLADGLQYIFAHVGQLTGMYRYKYKLMRQIRMCKDLKHLIYYRFNTGPVGKGPGCGFWAPGWRVWLFFMRGITPLLERWLGNLLARQFEGRHSKGVAKTVTKQRVESHFDLELRAAVMHDILDMMPEGIKQNKARTILQHLSEAWRCWKANIPWKVPGLPTPIENMILRYVKAKADWWTNTAHYNRERIRRGATVDKTVCKKNLGRLTRLYLKAEQERQHNYLKDGPYITAEEAVAVYTTTVHWLESRRFSPIPFPPLSYKHDTKLLILALERLKEAYSVKSRLNQSQREELGLIEQAYDNPHEALSRIKRHLLTQRAFKEVGIEFMDLYSHLVPVYDVEPLEKITDAYLDQYLWYEADKRRLFPPWIKPADTEPPPLLVYKWCQGINNLQDVWETSEGECNVMLESRFEKMYEKIDLTLLNRLLRLIVDHNIADYMTAKNNVVINYKDMNHTNSYGIIRGLQFASFIVQYYGLVMDLLVLGLHRASEMAGPPQMPNDFLSFQDIATEVAHPIRLFCRYIDRIHIFFRFTADEARDLIQRYLTEHPDPNNENIVGYNNKKCWPRDARMRLMKHDVNLGRAVFWDIKNRLPRSVTTVQWENSFVSVYSKDNPNLLFNMCGFECRILPKCRTSYEEFTHKDGVWNLQNEVTKERTAQCFLRVDDESMQRFHNRVRQILMASGSTTFTKIVNKWNTALIGLMTYFREAVVNTQELLDLLVKCENKIQTRIKIGLNSKMPSRFPPVVFYTPKELGGLGMLSMGHVLIPQSDLRWSKQTDVGITHFRSGMSHEEDQLIPNLYRYIQPWESEFIDSQRVWAEYALKRQEAIAQNRRLTLEDLEDSWDRGIPRINTLFQKDRHTLAYDKGWRVRTDFKQYQVLKQNPFWWTHQRHDGKLWNLNNYRTDMIQALGGVEGILEHTLFKGTYFPTWEGLFWEKASGFEESMKWKKLTNAQRSGLNQIPNRRFTLWWSPTINRANVYVGFQVQLDLTGIFMHGKIPTLKISLIQIFRAHLWQKIHESIVMDLCQVFDQELDALEIETVQKETIHPRKSYKMNSSCADILLFASYKWNVSRPSLLADSKDVMDSTTTQKYWIDIQLRWGDYDSHDIERYARAKFLDYTTDNMSIYPSPTGVLIAIDLAYNLHSAYGNWFPGSKPLIQQAMAKIMKANPALYVLRERIRKGLQLYSSEPTEPYLSSQNYGELFSNQIIWFVDDTNVYRVTIHKTFEGNLTTKPINGAIFIFNPRTGQLFLKIIHTSVWAGQKRLGQLAKWKTAEEVAALIRSLPVEEQPKQIIVTRKGMLDPLEVHLLDFPNIVIKGSELQLPFQACLKVEKFGDLILKATEPQMVLFNLYDDWLKTISSYTAFSRLILILRALHVNNDRAKVILKPDKTTITEPHHIWPTLTDEEWIKVEVQLKDLILADYGKKNNVNVASLTQSEIRDIILGMEISAPSQQRQQIAEIEKQTKEQSQLTATQTRTVNKHGDEIITSTTSNYETQTFSSKTEWRVRAISAANLHLRTNHIYVSSDDIKETGYTYILPKNVLKKFICISDLRAQIAGYLYGVSPPDNPQVKEIRCIVMVPQWGTHQTVHLPGQLPQHEYLKEMEPLGWIHTQPNESPQLSPQDVTTHAKVMADNPSWDGEKTIIITCSFTPGSCTLTAYKLTPSGYEWGRQNTDKGNNPKGYLPSHYERVQMLLSDRFLGFFMVPAQGSWNYNFMGVRHDPNMKYELQLANPKEFYHEVHRPSHFLNFALLQEGEVYSADREDLYA; this is encoded by the exons ATGGCCGCCGTGTTCCCGTACCGCGGCGGCTGCGCCCCGGTGCCAAACCCGCTGGCGCCGCTGCCCGACTACATGTCCGAGGAGAAGCTGCAGGAGAAAG CCCGCaagtggcagcagctgcaggccaAGCGCTATGCGGAGAAGAGGAAATTCGGCTTCGTGGACGCGCAGAAGGAGGACATGCCCCCCGAGCATGTCCGCAAAATCATCCGCGACCACGGCGACATGACCAATAGGAAGTTCCGGCACGACAAGCGCGTCTACCTGGG TGCTCTGAAGTACATGCCCCATGCTGTGCTGAAGCTCCTGGAGAACATGCCCATGCCCTGGGAGCAGATCCGAGACGTTCCCGTCCTCTACCACATCACCGGCGCCATCTCCTTTGTCAACGAGATCCCCTGGGTCATCGAGCCTGTCTACATTGCCCAGTGGGG ctccatgtgGATTATGATGAGGCGGGAGAAGAGGGACAGGCGTCACTTCAAGAGGATGAGGTTCCCCCCGTTTGACGATGAAGAACCCCCTCTGGATTATGCTGATAACATCCTGGATGTGGAGCCCCTGGAAGCCattcagctggagctggatcCAGAGGAGGATGCCCCTGTGCTGGACTGGTTCTATGACCACCAGCCTCTGAAGGACAACAGGAA GTATGTCAACGGCTCCACGTACCAGCGCTGGCAGTTCACCCTGCCCATGATGTCCACCCTGTACCGCCTGGCCAACCAGCTGCTCACTGACCTGGTGGATGACAACTACTTCTACCTGTTTGACCTGAAAGCCTTCTTCACCTCCAAGGCACTGAACATGGCCATTCCTGGAGGTCCCAAGTTTGAGCCCCTCGTCAGGGACATCAATCTTCA GGATGAAGACTGGAATGAATTTAATGACATCAACAAAATCATCATCAGGCAGCCTATCAGGACAGAGTACAAAATCGCTTTCCCCTACCTGTACAACAACCTGCCCCACCATGTCCACCTCACCTG GTATCATACTCCAAACgttgttttcattaaaacagaAGATCCTGACCTCCCAGCTTTTTACTTCGATCCTCTGATCAACCCCATTTCACACAGACATTCTGTCAAG AGCCAGGAACCACTGCCTGATGATGATGAAGAGTTTGAGTTGCCAGAATTTGTGGAGCCTTTCCTGAAGGATACCCCTCTCTACACTGATAACACAGCCAATGGCATTGCCTTGCTGTGGGCCCCACGACCCTTCAACTTGAGGTCTGGCAGAACCCGGAGAGCTCTTGACATCCCACTGGTCAAGAACTG GTACCGTGAGCACTGCCCAGCAGGACAGCCAGTCAAGGTGAGAGTCTCCTACCAGAAGCTGCTGAAATACTATGTCCTGAATGCACTCAAACACAGACCTCCCAAGGCCCAGAAGAAGAG GTACCTGTTCCGCTCCTTCAAGGCTACCAAGTTTTTCCAGTCGACCAAGCTGGACTGGGTGGAAGTTGGCCTGCAAGTGTGTCGCCAGGGCTACAACATGCTGAACTTGCTGATCCACAGAAAGAACCTGAATTACCTTCACTTGGATTACAACTTCAACCTGAAGCCTGTGAAGACCCTCACCACAAAG gaaagaaaaaagtcccGTTTTGGGAATGCTTTCCATCTGTGCCGAGAGGTCCTGCGGCTGACTAAGCTGGTGGTGGACAGCCACGTCCAGTACAGACTGGGAAATGTGGATGCATTTCAG CTGGCAGATGGCCTGCAGTACATCTTTGCCCATGTGGGTCAGCTCACGGGGATGTACCGGTACAAATACAAACTGATGAGGCAGATTCGAATGTGCAAGGACCTGAAACATCTCATCTACTACAGGTTTAACACA gggcctgtgggcAAAGGTCCTGGCTGTGGTTTCTGGGCTCCAGGCTGGAGAGTGTGGCTGTTCTTCATGAGGGGCATCACCCCACTGCTGGAACGCTGGCTGGGGAATCTGCTGGCCAGGCAGTTTGAAG GCCGTCACTCCAAGGGTGTCGCCAAGACTGTCACGAAGCAGCGTGTGGAGTCTCACTTTGACctggagctcagggcagctgtgaTGCACGACATCCTGGACATGATGCCAGAAGGGATCAAGCAGAACAAAGCCAGAACCATCCTGCAACACCTGAGCGAGGCTTGGAGGTGCTGGAAGGCCAATATTCCCTGGAAG GTGCCGGGGCTGCCAACTCCTATTGAGAACATGATCCTGAGGTACGTGAAGGCCAAAGCTGACTGGTGGACAAACACAGCTCACTACAACCGGGAGCGGATCCGCCGGGGAGCCACTGTCGACAAAACCGTCTGTAAGAAGAACCTGGGCAGGCTGACCAGACTCTACCTGAAAGCTGAGCAGGAACGGCAGCATAATTACCTGAAG GATGGGCCTTACATCACTGCAGAAGAGGCTGTTGCTGTGTACACAACCACAGTGCactggctggagagcaggaggtTCTCCCCCATTCCTTTCCCCCCACTGTCCTACAAGCATGACACCAAGTTGCTGATCTTAGCCCTGGAGAGGCTGAAAGAAGCTTACAG TGTGAAATCACGCCTGAATCAGTcacagagagaggagctgggctTGATTGAGCAGGCTTATGATAATCCCCACGAAGCTCTGTCCAGAATCAAGCGACATCTGTTGACTCAGAGAGCCTTCAAGGAG gtgggAATTGAGTTCATGGATCTCTACAGCCACTTGGTCCCTGTTTATGATGTTGAACCCCTGGAGAAGATCACAGATGCTTATCTGGATCAGTACTTGTGGTATGAGGCCGATAAGCGAAGGCTCTTCCCTCCTTGGATCAAACCTGCTGACACTGAACCACCCCCACTGCTGGTGTACAAGTGGTGCCAAG GCATTAATAACCTGCAGGATGTTTGGGAAACGAGTGAAGGGGAATGCAACGTGATGCTGGAATCTCGGTTTGAGAAGATGTATGAGAAGATTGACCTGACCTTGCTCAACAGGCTGCTGCGTCTCATCGTTGATCACAACATTGCTGACTACATGACAGCCAAGAACAACGTGGTGATCAACTACAAG GACATGAATCACACAAACTCCTACGGGATTATTCGTGGGCTGCAGTTTGCTTCCTTCATTGTCCAGTACTATGGGCTTGTGATGGACCTGCTGGTGCTGGGCCTGCACCGGGCCAGTGAGATGGCTGGGCCTCCCCAGATGCCAAATGACTTCCTCAGCTTCCAGGACATTGCCACGGAGGTGGCCCATCCCATTCGCCTCTTCTGCAGATACATTGACAGGATTCACATCTTCTTCAG GTTTACAGCTGACGAGGCAAGAGACCTGATCCAGCGGTACCTGACAGAGCACCCCGACCCCAACAACGAGAACATCGTGGGCTACAACAACAAGAAGTGCTGGCCCCGGGATGCTCGGATGCGCCTCATGAAGCACGACGTGAACCT TGGCCGTGCTGTGTTCTGGGATATCAAGAACCGTTTGCCCCGCTCGGTGACCACGGTGCAGTGGGAGAACAGCTTCGTGTCCGTGTACAGCAAGGACAACCCCAACCTGCTGTTCAACATGTGCGGCTTCGAGTGCCGCATCCTGCCCAAGTGCCGCACCAGCTACGAGGAGTTCACCCACAAGGACGGCGTCTGGAACCTGCAGAACGAg GTGACCAAGGAGCGCACGGCTCAGTGCTTCCTGCGTGTGGACGATGAGTCCATGCAGAGGTTTCACAACAGAGTGAGGCAGATCCTCATGGCCTCTGGCTCCACAACCTTCACTAAG ATTGTCAATAAATGGAACACAGCTCTGATTGGCTTGATGACTTATTTCCGGGAAGCTGTTGTAAATACTCAGGAGCTGCTTGATTTGCTGGTGAAGTGTGAGAATAAAATCCAGACTCGGATCAAGATCGGCCTGAATTCCAAAATGCCCAGCCGTTTTCCTCCTGTGGTGTTCTACACCCCTaaggagctgggggggctgggcATGCTCTCAATGGGCCACGTTCTCATCCCTCAGTCCGACCTGAG GTGGTCCAAGCAGACAGATGTTGGCATCACTCACTTCCGCTCGGGAATGAGCCATGAGGAGGACCAGCTCATCCCAAATCTGTACCGTTACATCCAGCCATGGGAGAGTGAATTCATTGACTCTCAGAGGGTGTGGGCAGAGTATGCCCTGAAACGACAGGAGGCTATAGCCCAGAACAG gcgTCTGACGCTGGAGGATCTGGAGGACTCATGGGACAGGGGAATTCCTCGGATTAACACCCTTTTCCAGAAGGACCGGCACACTCTGGCTTATGATAAAGGATGGAGAGTCAGGACTGACTTCAAACAGTATCAG GTGCTGAAGCAGAACCCGTTCTGGTGGACGCACCAGCGCCACGACGGCAAGCTCTGGAACCTGAACAATTACCGCACGGACATGATCCAGGCTCTGGGCGGCGTGGAAGGGATCCTGGAGCACACGCTCTTCAAGGGCACCTACTTCCCCACGTGGGAGGGTCTCTTCTG GGAGAAGGCCAGTGGCTTTGAGGAGTCCATGAAGTGGAAGAAGCTGACAAATGCCCAGAGATCGGGTTTGAACCAAATTCCAAACAGAAGATTCACTCTCTGGTGGTCTCCTACCATCAACAGAGCCAAC gTGTATGTTGGGTTCCAGGTGCAGCTGGATTTGACAGGGATCTTCATGCATGGCAAAATCCCCACGCTGAAGATTTCCCTCATCCAGATTTTCCGAGCTCACTTGTGGCAGAAGATCCATGAGAGCATTGTCATGGATTTGTGTCAG GTGTTTGATCAAGAGCTGGATGCTCTGGAGATTGAGACAGTGCAAAAAGAGACAATCCATCCCAGGAAGTCCTACAAGATGAACTCCTCGTGTGCAGATATCCTTCTCTTTGCTTCCTACAAGTGGAATGTGTCACGTCCGTCCTTGCTGGCAGATTCCAA GGATGTGATGGACAGCACCACCACCCAGAAGTACTGGATTGACATCCAGCTGCGCTGGGGCGACTACGACTCCCACGACATCGAGCGCTACGCCAGGGCCAAGTTCCTGGACTACACCACAGACAACATGAGCATCTACCCCTCGCCCACTGGGGTGCTCATTGCCATTGACCTGGCCTACAACTTGCACAG TGCTTATGGGAACTGGTTCCCTGGGAGCAAACCTCTGATCCAGCAGGCCATGGCCAAAATCATGAAAGCAAACCCTGCCCTGTATGTGTTGAGGGAGCGAATCCGCAAAGGGCTGCAGCTCTACTCCTCAGAGCCCACGGAGCCCTACCTGTCCTCCCAGAACTATGGGGAGCTCTTCTCCAACCAGATCATCTGGTTTGTGGATGACACCAACGTGTACAGAGTCACCATCCACAAG ACTTTTGAAGGGAATTTGACCACAAAACCCATCAATGGAGCCATTTTCATCTTCAATCCCAGAACAGGACAGCTCTTCCTGAAGATCATCCACACATCTGTGTGGGCAGGACAGAAGCGTCTGGGACAG CTGGCCAAGTGGAAGACTGCTGAAGAAGTGGCTGCCTTGATCCGATCCCTTCCCGTGGAGGAGCAGCCAAAGCAGATCATAGTGACACGGAAGGGCATGCTGGACCCACTTGAG GTGCACTTGCTGGATTTCCCCAATATTGTGATCAAAGGCTCGGAGTTGCAGCTGCCCTTCCAGGCCTGTCTGAAAGTGGAGAAGTTTGGTGACCTCATCCTGAAGGCTACTGAACCCCAGATGGTTCTCTTCAATCTCTATGATGACTGGCTGAAAACCATCTCTTCCTACACA GCATTCTCCCGTCTGATCCTGATTCTCCGAGCGCTTCATGTGAATAACGATCGAGCCAAAGTTATCCTGAAGCCAGACAAGACAACCATCACTGAGCCTCACCACATCTGGCCAACCCTGACAGATGAGGAGTGGATCAAGGTGGAGGTGCAGCTGAAGGATCTCATCCTTGCTGACTATGGCAAGAAGAACAA CGTGAACGTTGCATCCCTGACCCAGTCAGAGATCCGAGACATCATCCTGGGCATGGAGATCTCTGCCCCatctcagcagaggcagcagattGCAGAAATCGAGAAGCAAACCAAGGAGCAGTCGCAGCTGACGGCCACGCAGACCCGCACGGTGAACAAACACGGGGATGAAATCATCACCTCCACCACCAGCAACTACGAAACCCAGACCTTCTCCTCCAAGACTGAGTGGAGGGTCag AGCAATCTCTGCTGCCAACCTCCACCTGCGGACAAACCACATCTATGTCTCGTCAGATGACATAAAGGAGACAGGTTACACCTACATTCTTCCCAAAAATGTGTTGAAGAAGTTCATCTGCATCTCAGACCTGCGTGCCCAG ATTGCAGGTTACCTGTATGGAGTGAGCCCTCCAGACAACCCCCAGGTGAAGGAGATCCGGTGCATTGTGATGGTGCCCCAGTGGGGGACACACCAGACCGTgcacctcccagggcagctgccacAGCACGAGTATCTCAAG GAAATGGAACCTCTGGGGTGGATTCACACCCAACCGAACGAGTCCCCTCAGCTCTCGCCACAGGATGTCACCACCCACGCCAAGGTCATGGCTGACAACCCCTCCTGGGATGGGGAGAAGACCATCATCATCACCTGCAG TTTCACCCCTGGCTCCTGCACGTTGACAGCCTACAAACTGACCCCGAGTGGGTACGAGTGGGGCCGGCAGAACACGGACAAGGGCAACAACCCCAAGGGTTACCTCCCCTCCCACTACGAGAGGGTGCAGATGCTCCTGTCCGACCGCTTCCTCGGCTTCTTCAtggtcccagcacagggctccTGGAACTACAACTTCATGG GTGTCCGCCACGACCCCAACATGAAGTACGAGCTGCAGCTCGCCAACCCCAAGGAGTTTTACCACGAGGTCCATCGCCCCTCTCACTTCCTCAACTTCgcgctgctgcaggagggggaGGTTTACTCTGCCGACCGCGAGGATCTCTACGCCTAA
- the TLCD2 gene encoding LOW QUALITY PROTEIN: TLC domain-containing protein 2 (The sequence of the model RefSeq protein was modified relative to this genomic sequence to represent the inferred CDS: inserted 2 bases in 1 codon; deleted 3 bases in 2 codons), whose product MPGKAGTSPGAPFPFSRSPCRTPRREALPLRVRTPARGGAGAASASPGAAPALPPXALVSLCPRPDDAHSGRAGRCAGRCRCPGRAPGLGEAEPVGQRGRSHGSPAGRWVPMAFSPGLLVVAGSFAAFRLLNRGLERLVPPPPSARRNRWKWRNIWTSLAHSVLSGGGALAGFYLHPEMSNDLVGTHPPGAHSLVAVSVGYFIEDFVDMLCNQKLHQSWELLFHHSVVIICFGIAVLLHQYVGFALVALLVEINSIFLHLRQILLMANLVHTTCYRLNSLINLGTYVVFRIATLAWMTRWLFLNRQNVPAATYAVGTVGMAIMTPMNIILFYRLLRSDFLKARREKEE is encoded by the exons ATGCCGGGGAAGGCGGGTACATCCCCG GGGGCTCCATTCCCGTTCTCCCGCTCCCCGTGTCGCACGCCCCGCCGGGAAGCGCTGCCGCTGCGTGTCCGCACCCCTGCGCGGGGGGGTGCGGGAGCTGCCAGCGCCAgccccggggcggccccggcccttCCGCC GGCGCTGGTGTCGCTGTGTCCCCGTCCGGACGACGCGCATAGCGGCCGGGCAGGGCGGTGC GcggggcggtgccggtgccCAGGCCGGGCCCCGGGGCTGGGCGAGGCGGAGCCCGTCGGGCAGCGAGGCCGGTCCCATGGGAGCCCGGCGGGCCGGTGGGTGCCCATGGCTTTCAGCCCGGGGCTGTTGGTGGTGGCCGGTTCCTTCGCCGCTTTCCGCCTGCTGAACCGGGGGCTGGAGCGGCTcgtgccgccgccgccctcgGCCCGGCGCAACCGCTGGAAGTGGCGCAACATCTGGACATCGCTGGCGCACAGCGTGCTCAGCGGCGGCGGGGCGCTGGCCGG gTTCTACCTCCACCCCGAGATGTCCAACGACCTGGTGGGCACACACCCGCCCGGGGCGCACAGCCTGGTGGCCGTGTCTGTAG GCTATTTCATTGAAGACTTTGTGGACATGTTGTGCAATCAGAAACTTCATCagtcctgggagctgctctttCATCACTCTGTG gtgATCATCTGCTTTGGCATTGCCGTGCTGCTCCACCAGTACGTCGGCTTTGCCCTCGTGGCTTTACTGGTGGAGATCAACTCCATCTTCCTCCACCTGCGGCAGATCCTGCTCATGGCCAACCTGGTGCACACCACCTGCTACCGCCTCAACAGCCTCATCAACCTGGGCACCTACGTGGTGTTCCGCATCGCCACGCTGGCCTGGATGACCCGCTGGCTCTTCCTCAACCGCCAGAACGTGCCCGCGGCCACCTACGCCGTGGGCACGGTGGGCATGGCAATCATGACGCCCATGAACATCATCCTCTTCTACCGCCTGCTGCGGAGTGACTTCCTCAAAGCCAGGCGGGAGAAGGAGGAATAG